In Ovis canadensis isolate MfBH-ARS-UI-01 breed Bighorn chromosome 3, ARS-UI_OviCan_v2, whole genome shotgun sequence, one DNA window encodes the following:
- the PRR13 gene encoding proline-rich protein 13, giving the protein MWNPNAGQPGPYPHPPNAGYPGGCNPAHPPPANPPFPPGPFPTPPGAPQGNPAFPPGGPCHPVPQPGYPGCQPSGPYPPPYPPPGPGMCPVNPLVPGVVGPGIVIDKKVHKKMKKAHKKKQKHHKHGKHSSSSSSSSSDSD; this is encoded by the exons ATGTGGAATCCCAATGCTG GGCAGCCAGGACCATATCCACACCCGCCTAACGCTGGGTATCCTGGAGGTTGCAATCCTGCCCATCCACCACCTGCCAACCCTCCCTTTCCTCCAGGCCCTTTTCCCACTCCCCCAGGAGCACCGCAGGGGAATCCAGCCTTTCCCCCTGGTGGGCCCTGTCATCCTGTGCCACAGCCAGGATATCCAGGATGCCAGCCCTCAGGTCCCTACCCCCCTCCATATCCACCACCTGGCCCTGGCATGTGTCCTGTGAATCCATTGGTTCCTGGTGTAGTAGGACCAGGAATAGTGATTGACAAGAAGGTgcacaagaaaatgaagaaagctcataaaaagaagcagaaacacCATAAGCATGGCAAG cattcctcctcctcctcctcttccagcaGTGACTCTGACTGA